In Carya illinoinensis cultivar Pawnee chromosome 10, C.illinoinensisPawnee_v1, whole genome shotgun sequence, one DNA window encodes the following:
- the LOC122279842 gene encoding E3 ubiquitin-protein ligase RHF2A-like, with the protein MEVLEMEEAKPESHMTSAAAFVEGGIQQACDDACSICLEDFSESDPSTLTTCKHEFHLQCILEWCQRSSQCPMCWQPVSLKDPTSQELLETVVRERNFRVTPARNATIFHHPTLGDFELQHLPVGANDAELEERIIQHLAAAAAMGRAHNIGRREGQRSRSAAHTRPHFLVFSAHPGGPSGPVSAPRVDNEPASISVASPSTPLASGGDVPSQQVSHIPSAHTDQDSSPASGSAFLPTNRQGISLNNRSPASHSSPPNPDRAGPSDFQSFSESLKSRFNAMSMRYKESLSKNTRGWKERLFSRNTSMSDIGPEVQREVNAGIASVSRMMEHLETRDDNTANQDSEVTDQNVVENDSNRPASCAAGSTSG; encoded by the exons ATGGAG gTTCTGGAGATGGAGGAGGCAAAGCCTGAAAGTCATATGACATCGGCTGCAGCCTTTGTGGAAGGGGGAATACAACAAGCCTGTGATGATGCTTGCAGCATATGCCTTGAAGATTTTTCTGAAAGCGATCCATCAACG TTGACTACTTGCAAGCATGAATTTCACCTTCAGTGCATCCTTGAATG GTGCCAGAGAAGCTCTCAGTGTCCCATGTGTTGGCAACCTGTTAGCCTGAAGGATCCCACCAG TCAAGAATTGCTTGAGACGGTAGTACgtgagaggaactttagagttacTCCAGCAAGAAATGCCACTATATTTCATCATCCCACCCTTGGTGATTTTGAATTGCAGCAT TTGCCAGTAGGTGCTAATGATGCTGAACTTGAAGAGCGTATAATCCAGCATTTGGCAGCTGCTGCAGCAATGGGAAGGGCCCACAATATTGGTAGGAGGGAAGGCCAGAGGAGTCGATCAGCTGCCCATACCCGTCCACACTTTTTGGTGTTTTCCGCTCATCCTGGTGGACCTTCTGGTCCTGTTTCTGCTCCCAGAGTGGACAATGAACCAGCTTCAATCAGTGTGGCTAGTCCATCTACCCCACTTGCATCGGGTGGAGATGTACCATCCCAGCAGGTTTCACATATTCCTTCTGCTCATACTGATCAAGATTCTTCCCCAGCCTCCGGATCTGCTTTCCTGCCAACAAATCGTCAAGGAATTTCCCTTAATAATCG GAGCCCTGCTAGTCATTCCTCACCACCAAATCCTGATAGAGCAGGGCCATCTGATTTTCAGTCATTTTCAGAGTCTCTGAAATCTAGATTTAATGCCATGTCGATGAG ATACAAAGAGTcgctttcaaaaaatacaagAGGGTGGAAGGAGAGGCTTTTCTCTCGTAATACTTCCATGTCAGATATCGGCCCTGAAGTTCAGAGGGAAGTGAATGCAGGAATTGCCAGTGTATCTCGTATGATGGAGCACCTTGAAACCAGAGATGATAATACTGCCAACCAAGATTCTGAAGTTACTGACCAGAATGTTGTGGAGAATGACAGCAATCGGCCAGCTTCTTGTGCTGCTGGTTCGACTTCAGGTTAA